The DNA window ttttccaggcaagagtactggagtgggttgccattggcttctccgagTGTGATCCTACGGGAGAGGAAATGATCCCAGAAATCTTTGCATCTGTGCTCATCCCAGAGGGACTCAGGAGAGGATGCAAGGCAGGCTTGGCCCAATTCAAAGATTAGATCCTCCTAATGGGACGTCTTTAACAAGTAGGCAGCACGTTCCCTTTCTCAGAATACAGATACCGCAAGGGTCTCAAGTACACTCAAagtgtgtctgtgctcagtcgcttcagtcgtgtctgactctttacgaccctatgaactgtagcccgccaggctcctctgtccatgggattctccaggcaagaatactggagtgggttgccatgcccctctccaggggatcttcctgaccagggatcaaacccgagtctcttaggtctcctaaattggcaggcacgtgagcgccacctgggaagccccactgaaaGTGAGAGCCATACAAACCTAATGTCTGAAAAGTGAAGAGGCTAGTTTTAGATGAAACATACCCTGTGCCTCTGAGACACAGCTGACACAGAGCATGGCTGTGATGTATATACTAAAAGATCCACGCCTCTCCACAATATATGGGCAGAATACCTATTTGCCTGGCTTGGAATCATGCAGACCTGCTCTATGCAAAAGATTTTCttatcttctgctttttctcttaAATCTAGAAGTGTAGTAATTGGGAATTTGTAAGGTATCCTGCAAAGCAATCTATCCAGACCCAGCTTTGGAAACTACAGAGCAATCACCATTTTCCTTTGGAATCTCATGAAGAAGTGGTGAAGGCATCAGGAACACAGGTCCCTCAATGTGTCTTAAAGAAGAAGTGCTTTTTTTCAATACAATAAAAATCTGAGACTTTGCAGTTTTGAATTTGgtctacttcttcctttctgtaaGAAAAATTCATAATGCAAAAAATACAGTTTAACATACTGTGAGAAGGACAcggcaaggagaaggaaatggaacccactccagtgttcttgcctggagaatcccagggacggaggagcctggtgggctgccgcctatggggtcgcacagagtcggatacgactgaagtgacttagcagcagtaacataCTGTGAAGGCTAATTCTATGAGACAACTTGGCTAGGCCACAGTACTGAGGTTTTTGGTCAAACTTTCTAGATGCTTCTGCAAGGGTAAGATGAGATTAACATTCAAATCAGCAGATTTCGAGTAAGGCAAAATTACTCTCCAATAATGTGGCTGGATTTCATGTAATCAGTTGAAAACTTCATTAGGAGAAAACTGACCTGCCCAGGAGGAAAAATTCCGCTGGAGACTGCCTTTGGATTCAAATTACAATTCTTCCCCTAGGTCTTCATCAGCCAAAGTGTAaattttggacttgccagcctccacAATTCTGTGAGCcagttctttaaaataaaagcccCCCACTCTCCCATAGACAGACAGaacaacacgcacacacacataccctattggctctgtttctctggagaaccctaataccCATACTGTGGTTAATACTAGCATTGTTCACCAGTATTTCTGGTTTCTTCTTCTTCAAGGTCTATGATTACACTTCCTGAAAAAGTAAGGCAAACCATGGTCATGTAACTTGCTTTGACTAATGAGATGGGAGTGGGAGTGACTCCCAAGCAGAAGCATTTAGGAGCCAGGCATGATGCTATCCACTCTTCCCCCAGGGCACAGAGTCTTGAGTATTGTTGAGGTGGCGGAAGCATAAGGTGTGCACCCTATGCCTGGGCCCCCAGGTGACCCCATGAGCAGAGTCTCACCTGCGAGCCCCTGTGGTTGCACAGCATGAGTGGAAATCATGTGTTTCAAACCACTGGAATTTGAGGGTTGTTTATGATTGACACAccgcctggaaaaaaaaaaaagttgtccagTATCCTAGCATTATCCACTCAACCAGCTgattacaattttttattttcttcattattacAAGTTCAGTAAGACTTCAATAAACACTGAATAGTGATTTGGAATGTTGTATGCACGTAATGGTAGTAAAACCATCtctctaaaattattttatgtaaactTTTCACCAACTGGCCTCTTCTTTAATCCAAATTATTGGTAGAATATTTTGCCAAACCCACAGGCATCCACTCCATTATAAAACTTGGAATAAATGGAGTCCATATGGATTTGACAATTTTGTAAACAAGACCTCGAAAACTAGTCTATTCCAACTGCACCaatgttttatgattttatgaAGATCCTAGAATATGTTCACCTTCTATCTGCTATAACTCTCAAATTACTACTAAGAAGAGACAATCTTTCAGAGAGACAGATGACTCAAAACTGAAAATCTGGCTTTcgctagatgaaaaaaaaaagaaaaaaaaaaaaagagtatgaagATGGGAATTTGAACCATATGGGCCTGTGAGGAAACAGGATGAACAGATGGAGATAATCAGATTTCAAAATTATCTAGTCCTGAGGTTATCTGGAATTCAAGATATGAACATATAGTTGAGATGATCAAATCCATCTAAAGTGctcagattttaaaagaattctcAAACACTTGGTTCAATTAAAAGAAAGGAGAGTGCCATTTTTCTCCCATAAACACCTAAACCTACAAACTTAGTATGGAGAGCATGAACAGGGTCACGTTTATTGATACTTCACTGTACCCACAGGGCCTAGCACAGTGCCAGCCCACACTTACCATTCAATACATGTGACTTCTACCACTTCCTCCTAACCCACTGCCtggccccttctcccatcccctAAATGAGGGAATCAGGCTGAGAGAGGGGGTCACAGCCAGTGTCCCAGCACTTGGCCTGTGCCTTCTTGCACACCCACTTCTGTGGTCTCACCCCCACTGTGGCTAACTGGACTGCAACGGGGGAGTTGAAGCTGCTCAGTTTACAGAGACATGCCTGGGTGTGCTGCCATGCCCTTGCACAAACTGGAATAAAACTAGCTGCCGGATATTCAGACCCTGGAGGTTAAGCCTAactccaacttttaaaaaatatatacttatttatctATAGCTGTGTCAggacttagttgcagcacacaggatctttcattgcagctcgcaggctttgttgccctgtggcatgtgagatcttagttctgggaccagggattgaacccacatcccctgcactggaaggcgaattcttcaccactggaccaccagggaagtccctcaaggcTATTAGCTCTTAGATGGAGTCCGGCTCAACAATGACTGGGGCCATCTTAATAAAGGCAGTCAGAGACAGGCTGTGGAGTGCAGGAGCTCCAGAAACAAGGTCACGGGAGACAAAGACTGTAGTTTGTCTTCCTTTTCCCAACAATTTATTTTAGCAGAGAGAAGATGGGTTAATGCAGTGGAGAATGGTCCTGGCCACAGAACGAGCTGGGGTTTGCCTCTGAATAGGAGAGCTGGCCCATACTTTGAGGATCATTTCCTGAGGACAAAGGTCAGCGCCAGCCCACAGTAAGAGGACAGACTGGCCCTGTGGCCTGGAATGCTGTACTGGGGTCACTCATGAGTCAGTGTGATTATCAAGGACAGTGTTTCCCCTCAGAGGCCGCTTCTATTCTTATAGACTGTTACGACCGCCACGGTGATAAACCACACACAGCAAGTCATCACTGCTGCCTTCTCAGACCTCACGCGAGTCCCTTCCATGTGGACTATTTGTCACATAATGAAGCTCTCCACATCGCCCTGCATAAAAAGGCTGAAGACGCAAAGCATCTCAATAGCATTCCCTTCCTGAATGCTGAGATGTGAACGTGGAGATCGCAGCACATGCCTGCCATCTGTATTTGTACTTGTCAACAGCTCTGTTTGGGGATAAACAGTTTTGAAGTAAGAATCAATTCAACTTGTTGGAAGATTAGCCGAGGAACAGCTCACAAGACCAAAACAGAATATGAAGtcagaaagtctttaaaaaaaaaaaaagtcaagcacAATTTTCTGTTTCTCACTAAACACTTTTGTCACAACCCAAGATAAAGAGCTGGTTGCTGGAATTTGGGGGCAGAGAGACAGGGAAAAATGTATTTGCTcaagtgaaaaattcttcaaccCGGAACAAATGTCTTTGCTACAGTGTAACTGGAAATCATTCACTGACCTCTAGGAGACTGCAGTCAAGAAAAAAGTAATTTCAGCATTTACACTTTGTTTCACAGTTCCAGGATATGAAGGTATCCACAGGGGACAACTTGCATTGGTACAAGTGAATAATACAGTCCTTTATTATCATAAAAACGGCAGCATTTCCTGAAGTTGATCTTGATTAAAAGTAGTTCCATGGTTGAAAACACTACTCCACCATAGAACTATTAGAACAGAGAGAGATGGCAAGGGGGAAATAAAGACATAATACCAAAAGGGAGGTCAGGGAAGAAGTTAGTAAAAACAGGATGCTACAGACTGGTGGGTGATAACAACAGAATTGCTTTTAGAAGCAGCTGATGTGAGCGAATGAAGGGGTGCGGGAACCTGGCAGCCCCATCTTCTACAAAACAAATGAGAACACGTGTGCTCCACTTGGAGGGACATTCATTTTCCCCTTAGACGACGTCATTTATAAAAGAGCAAATTGGTGATTTGTACTTAGAGACGGAACCCTTTTCAAGCCCCTGTCAGGGAGTGATAAATTATTGAAGCATGGTTTTATTTTTGGTGTGCACACAGTAAGACCTTGTGAAACGCTGCTGTTCGCTTTCCTGgggttattaattaaaaaataattgtttccaATCACTCTGTGATCTTTAAGGTAAAACCAGACAAAATATCACACATGCCTCTCCAgactcttctctcctctctttcctcaTCCTGCCCCTGCATCCTTCGGCCAGGAAACGGGTGCAGCTTCACAGGGGAGCTCCTGGCACaggcctgcagtgcagaaggcaGACGCCTGCAGGCGGAAGACCAACATGATGGCCACACCATTGTCTCGGGTTCCTTCAGCCACGGTGCCCAGATGTATTTGTTGCTCTGAGAGCCAGCGTAAACGGTTCAGGGAATACAGCAGGGTTGAGGGAAGTGCGTAAACAGAGTGGGAAACCCTCCCCGCGGGAGCCACATGAAGAGGAGCCACCCTGTGCCAAGTGACGTGGTTGCTGGAGCTCTGCTCCCAGACGAAGTACTCAGCTGGAGCTGGAGAGAAAGGCTTTCCAGGAGCCCCTCCCTAAGCAAGAGCTCCGAGAAATTCTGCCCGTCACAGACGAGCAACTGGAACCTGAAATGAGTTTACAaactccaggcctccctttcaTGCAAATGATGGGTCAGACTGCACAGGACTGGCTCCTCCCCGCCACGTTCCCAAAATGAGAGGACGGCGTGGGAGTCCAGCTTCCGAAAAGGGAGCAAGAAAACCCACCCGGTGAACAGCATCCAAAAGATGCAAAATGACTGTGCACAGGCTTGGCATCAGAGTGTTTCCAcctgcctggtaggctgcagccctcAGAACTGCCCCACTCCTTTTGTGGAAGCACCACTATGAGACCCCCAATTCTATTTCCTATCAAGGTGGTGGAGCAGAGGCTGAGCGTCTGGTCTTGGGGAAACTATGCAGCCTCAGACCTGAGACCAGACGCCTGGTGGCACGTCTTCCCTCGAGCACCCTGCACGGCAAACATGAGAGGACACGAGAAGGCCGTCTCTACAGTGTTTTATTAGCCTCACGCCCATTATTTCGGTCAGTCCCACAGGCAAAGCAGTCAGATCAAATGGCGTTGCTTGAAAACTTCCgtgtaggaagaaaaaaattttctttccacttaaaaaaaaaaaaaactttttgcttTCTGACAGAGGTAAAAGAAAATGACTGCAACTTAAATATGAAAGAACTCTTTACAATTAAATCCACAATTTTACACATTTATCTCCATCATGTGTCAGTGAAAAATCACCAACTATTACAAAACACGAAAAATTATAtgacagaagaaacaaaaaacttgATAAAAAATATATCTCGGTATGAAAAGTACTGTTGTCTTGGTGTCTTCACATCCTCCTCTTCTGTGTACTTATATacaacactgaaaagaaaaaaatgaacaaactgaaaaaaactgCTCTTAAGTATCATAACAGCCAGTTTTAACGGCACACAGACTTCAGCCTGATACCTCTGCAAGTTTCAAAGTAATCTTCAAACCACACAGTAAGTTCTAGAACTACTGTAAGGCTAATTTTATGatttgagacctgggtttgatgtctCAGAGGACTGTGTTCTGGTCTTAGCCATATGTCTGGCTAGACTTGCAAATCATGAACAAGgggataaaataaaatgtatgtgaaAGTCTCTGGAATCTTAGAATGATTTATAAATTGCAGGTATAACAATTATGCTTGTAGTCAAAAAATATTAGTAAATCTACCAGGCCAGACTTCAGACTAAAAACACTTAGTTTCATCCGTCTTTTCAATATAATCACTAAACTtcctgtttacttttttaaagttacaTCAGGGTAAACAACAGCtgaagagttttaaatttttgttaaagACACCAAAGTCCTTCTTCTGAGTTCCCTGTAAAGGGTCAACCTTTGGTGTTATCCAAAGTCTTACTCAGCTAGTCCTCTCGTGACCACCCACACAAACTCTTTAGGGTATGTGTGGCACATCTGAACTAGACCGCCCTGGACGGCTGGCTCACAGGAGGCAAGTTTCCACCAGGGGTTACCACCCCTTCCACTCTGGCACCTACCCCAATTCTGACAGCTTTGTACAAAGTGAACATTGACAGCTATCTTGATCAAAGGATATGGTACAGATTAATCAGATAAGCCAGGATCCTCTTTAAGAGCCTAGGATGTGAATTATGGAGTCTAAAGATAACTAACCACCACTAATTACCCCATGGAAAAGGTTACATAAAGGAAAGCATCAGAAGGACAGTGGAAACACCCCAAGGAAACTGGCCAAGTTTGAGATGTAGAGTGTTATGTGACAGGATCGACCTTATCACCTCTCACAGAACCCACAGCTGACTGCTGTTATCAGCTGTCTTGAGATGAGGAAAGATCATTAACATTTCTCCGTGAGTGGAAAGagtcaaataaaaacaatattaaagaTAGGAGGCCTATTCTTCTTCACACTGGAAGAACTAAAAAGGGAAGATACAATGTGACccaaatgtttatagcaacactatttactaGAGTCAAGACATAAAAGCAACattaagtgtccactgacagatgacagacagatggataaagaagggtacatggaatattatacaatggaatattactcagccataaaaaagaacaaaataatgccacttgcagcaacatgcatggacccagaaattatcatactaagtgcagtaagtcagatagagaaaaagaaatatcatatggtatcacttatatgtggaatctaaaaaaatgatacaaatgaacttatttacaaaacagaagcagatacCGAAAACAAGCTCATGATTACCACAGAGGAAGTGGGaacagataaattaggagtttaggaatagcagatataaactactatacaTAGATAAAAACTATATAGAGAGACATATAGTTTTATCTTTATGTAGATATCTctctatatagtttttatttatatataggtccgtatagtcaaagctatgcttttccagtagtcatgaacagaCTTAAGAGTaagaccattaagaaggctgagcaccaaagaattgatgcttttgaactgtggtgttggaagagactcctgagagtcccttggactgcaaggagatcaaaccaatcaattctaaaggaaatcaaccctgaatactcattggagggactgatgctgaaactgaagctccaaactctggccacctgatgggaagagccgagtcattggaaaagaccctcatgctgggaaagattgaaggcaaaaggagaaggggatgcagaggacaagatgattagatagcatcaccaactcaatggacatgaatttaagcaaactccaggagacggtgaaggacagggaagcctggtgtgctgcagtccatgaagtcgcaaagaagacacaactgaaccactgaacaacaacaacaaatgcagataaaccacaaggtcctactgtagaggacagggaattatattcaattttataaactataatggaaaaaaatcttaaaataatatatatacattcagttatatatatgtgtgtgtgtgtgtgtatatgtgtgtgtctgtgtgtgtgtgtatgtatataactgaatcactttgctatacaccagaaacacaatactgtaagtcaactactttaataaccaatttttaaataaaataaaatgaagacataATGTGAAGCAATATGGTACTGTATAGACAGGAGACAGAATATCTACCATAAAAGTCAGGATGTTTAGttcacagcaaagagatccaattgTAAGGAGGTGGAAGAACTTATCCAGAACTGGAGGAtgcacaataataaaaaaaacagaaatcaagagTCGCAGAACTCCATTTGGGAGATGACACCAAAAAGCAGGGATGGGTCAAAGGATAAATCCCCAGTTTTGATGTCTTCCCTTGAGTACCTTCAGAGCCATATTTCCTCTATTGTCATCTTTGCCAAACTAAGGGATTCAAATCTCCGACAAGAAAGGCATTTCAAAGCTTGACAGAGAAACAGGACAAGTTAACTGTCAAATGATGCAAACCAAAGGTAGCAGGGAAATACCGGCCATTCTCAGAGCCAGAGTTCCCACCGCCAGGTGAGAGACGGCGTTGGGGGAATATAACGCATTGTATCCGAGAACAGAGCTCAGCGCCAGTGTACCGAGGCCCTCGTCAAGcacagggagggaagaagagaattTCCAGTTCCAAAATGCCGTGAAGcatctaaaagaaaaaatggcCACAGCAAAGATTTTACAGgaaattagaatttaaaaacCAACAAAGCAAAACTAAAACTGAATTATCCAGAAACCTGCTGGTGATCTGATTATAAAGAAAGAGACCTATTGTGGATGCTATACAACTATAGAGTGAAGGGCTGTTACCATTGTTTCCTCGGATAAATGCATCCCCGTACTTATTCTTCAGCTGTCCATTTACATACTCCTCTGTCTGCTCCAAGGCTATATTCATGTAGCCATCCAGGCAAGCCAGGACCCCTGCAGACGGATTCAAAGAGGAGACACACAAAGCAAAAGAGTTGAAAATTACAGGGTATACCTGAGAGCTGACAATCTCTTCATTCATTAGCTCTTACATGCTTAATATAAAAATTCACACTGTAAACGCAACTCAATAGAGGGAAGCACAAAAAGTCTTGGCTTTCTCTCGGTCTGAATGGAGGCTAAGGCCCGTACAGCACCAAGGCCATCGCATACCCACAACTGCTGGCAGCAAAGACAAGGAGCTGCTGCCTTCCTCAATGGATGCATGGCAACAATGGCAAACTTTTAAAACCTTCACAAAAGCAACACAGAAAGAATATTCCAAGTAAAATCCCATTCTTTGACAACTAAAGACAGGAACAGGCAGTTAGGCACGAACAAATGAGCACGAGCCACGCCTCCTCACGCCCCCAGGCATGGCATTTCTGACTTCGGCCACTAAGGGAAATATGGCTCTGGCCAGTTTATCTCGTTCTGTCACAACATCCCGTGCAGCAGATGAAAGTGGTCCAGGGTTAAAAGGAAGTCTCCACAACGTGTTAAAATAATGGAGAAGAGGAGACAACAGGTGTCCTGAAAGAACATCTTCACGCTGGGACTCCTGGTGAAGCGCGACGTGAGTGCGCAGGCCCCACGCTGCTTCACAGCACACCCCTCTCCCTGCCGCTCCATGCAGAATCTTTCCCAATCCGGACAGATACAGAAAAACTACCAAAACATCCCAGGCTTTTTAGGAAATTGTTCAAGTGAATCTTTTCCACTGTGTTAACATGGCAGCAATTTTGCAAGATTTGATCTGATGatccttcatttaaaaagactAAGATATGTAAACCACTGACTTCTGAGTTTCTAATTTCAAGTAGCATTTTCCAGAAAGACAATTTAAGTAAAAACAAATACTACAAACTTGATTCGATTAACCAAGTCGACAGTTCCATTTAGCCTCAATTTCGTTAATATGCTCCTCACTCTCTGCCTTTGCCCCCATTATCCTCTCAACAAAAAGTTTCTTTTCaaaactgtgtgtgtctgtgataaGAGCCCAAGACAGTAAGCTAACAAACCCTCCTACAGGCTGCGAACTTTCAAAACATCAGCATGGATTGggaataattaataattatttcctATCAGAAGAAAGCTGAAGCTACAACTTTATGGTTTCTTTCTTGCTATATCTAAACCACGGTCATAAGTGAGCAAGAAACTTCTGAGACAAGCTAcataaatgtttgaaaattaattaaaagcatttaaaataaaatcttcccttctaataaaaatattctcacagcaaagggtttttgtttttgtttttttttaagaaaaagcttCCTAGAGGTTATAAATATGATCCTCTCCTGTATTTTAATCTAACAAGGTTGAAAGGAAATTGACAGAGAGCTGGCTTCTCCCCCACCATTTTTATTTAACCACATTCTTTATAGGATGCCCTAAATAGTGTACATTTTCTTCTAATATATAGAAGCCATGGCCAGACattcataaaaggagaaaaattacaGTTAATACCCATATGAAAGGTTGCTGTAACTTACtaatcaaagaaatataaatgaaaggaGTTATTACTTGTGGAACTAGAATGGAAAAGTCGAAAGCAAGGCTAACCCAAGAATTGAGAAGAACACAGACAAGAATAAACCATCTGCTCTGATAGGGGCCAGTTGGTACCctctctgactctgagaccctagccctagcccacaaaaataaaaccGTGGTCCATACACTCATGGTACTCCTCTGCAGCCATTCAACTGTCTGTATCATGAGAGAACTGAAGGCATTtttctaatgttaaaaaaaaaaagaccagaatgCACATACAACTGATCCCACTTATGTAAAACTATGCTTCTATGGAGACAGATCCAAGTGGGTAAGGCTGATTATCTCTGGACGGTGGAATTTGGGGAGATTTAGCTttcttctcagagaaggcaatggcaacccactccagtactcttgcctggaaaatcccatggatggaggagcctggtaggctgcagtccatggggtcactaggagtcggatgcgactgagacttcactttcacttttcactttgatgcattggagaaggaaatggcaacccactccagtgttcttgcctggagaatcccagagatgggggagcctggtgggctgccgtctatggggtcgcacagagtcggacacgactgaagccacttagcagcagcagctttcttctatgtacaggcttccctggtggatcagggtaaagaacccgcctaccaatgcaggggacgcaggtttgatccctgggtgaggaagatctcctgaagaaggaaatggcaactcactccagtattcttgcctggagagtgccacggacagaggagcctggagggctacagtccatagggtcccaagagtcagatacaacttagtgactaaaccaccaccattcagTATAAAGTCTCTAATTCCATTACAAAAATCAAATTACACTGGAGATATGTTATTAATGTTCAGAAACTAATACATAGACAGCAGAGTATTTCTTAACAAGGCTTTTGAGTCAAGCTTGAGTCTGAGTCCTAGCTCCTCCCTTACTAGGTGGGGATAATCAACAGAGATCTCAAAAGGATTTACGTGATGACaagataaaaattaaagtgaTTCATGCACACTGGACCCATAGTAATCTCTCAATAAAATTAAGTTTTGCATGTGTGGAAAGTGGAAAAATCTCAAGAGACTAGGATCATTATTCAGGAGAGTGATCAAGAAAAAGCTTTAAAACTCTGCTAATGAATTAGCTATCTACAACTGTGAAATATTCCCAGTAATTTAACATATCTTAATTTTGGAAGATTAGGAATTTAgttatttcagaaaatgaaactggATACCTTTCTTCCACAGTTAGTTTCAGTGGTGTCAGAGCCTCTTAAAAAGGGCACTTCATTCTCTCCAAGAACAAAAAGATGTCTTTGGA is part of the Bubalus kerabau isolate K-KA32 ecotype Philippines breed swamp buffalo chromosome 16, PCC_UOA_SB_1v2, whole genome shotgun sequence genome and encodes:
- the LSM6 gene encoding U6 snRNA-associated Sm-like protein LSm6 isoform X3 gives rise to the protein MRLWMRFLIRIVKMSLRKQTPSDFLKQIIGRPVVVKLNSGVDYRGVLACLDGYMNIALEQTEEYVNGQLKNKYGDAFIRGNNVLYISTQKRRM
- the LSM6 gene encoding U6 snRNA-associated Sm-like protein LSm6 isoform X2, which produces MSLRKQTPSDFLKQIIGRPVVVKLNSGVDYRGVLACLDGYMNIALEQTEEYVNGQLKNKYGDAFIRGNNDASRHFGTGNSLLPSLCLTRASVHWR
- the LSM6 gene encoding U6 snRNA-associated Sm-like protein LSm6 isoform X1 translates to MRLWMRFLIRIVKMSLRKQTPSDFLKQIIGRPVVVKLNSGVDYRGVLACLDGYMNIALEQTEEYVNGQLKNKYGDAFIRGNNDASRHFGTGNSLLPSLCLTRASVHWR